A window of the Branchiibius hedensis genome harbors these coding sequences:
- a CDS encoding iron-sulfur cluster assembly protein, translating to MSAVLTLEDSVIEALGVVLDPELDEPITDLGFVRSVAVDGSSVTVHLRLPTSFCSPNFAYLMASDAKDALVALDWTDGVVVELDDHHDSPIINAGLAGDLGYRGTFRHEALDSLDELRTTFRRKAHTAAMERALTDLLRADPSRSVESLADVRLGELPEGEHRAALVRRRTAIGLPTGQDDYVLVDHANTRPGNVPLAVARARSTRISIDGNAHFCRGLLRTRYPGSEQDQTVRTDGLEPADAAFISLTTLKESLS from the coding sequence ATGAGCGCAGTTCTCACCCTTGAGGACTCGGTCATCGAAGCGCTCGGCGTCGTCCTTGACCCGGAACTCGACGAACCGATCACCGACCTCGGCTTCGTGCGCAGTGTCGCGGTCGATGGGTCGTCAGTGACGGTGCACCTGCGGTTGCCGACGTCGTTCTGTTCACCGAATTTCGCCTATCTGATGGCCTCCGACGCCAAGGATGCGCTGGTCGCGCTGGACTGGACCGACGGCGTGGTTGTGGAGTTGGACGATCACCACGACTCGCCGATCATCAACGCCGGGTTGGCCGGTGACCTGGGCTACCGGGGCACCTTCCGCCATGAGGCGCTGGACAGTCTGGACGAGTTGCGTACGACGTTCCGCCGCAAGGCGCACACCGCCGCCATGGAGCGTGCCCTGACCGACCTCCTGCGCGCCGACCCGTCCCGCTCGGTCGAATCGTTGGCCGACGTACGCCTGGGCGAGCTGCCCGAAGGTGAGCATCGAGCGGCCCTGGTGCGTCGGCGTACGGCGATCGGATTGCCCACGGGTCAGGACGATTACGTGCTGGTCGACCACGCGAACACCCGCCCGGGCAATGTGCCGCTTGCCGTTGCCCGGGCGCGGTCCACTCGCATCTCGATCGACGGCAACGCGCACTTCTGCCGCGGCCTGCTGCGTACCCGCTACCCCGGATCCGAGCAGGACCAAACCGTGCGGACCGACGGGCTGGAGCCCGCCGACGCCGCGTTCATTTCCCTCACCACCCTCAAGGAGTCTTTGTCATGA
- a CDS encoding amidohydrolase family protein codes for MYTKDGEKYFIVDAHIALWDARESNQRNIHGKQFIDCFYDYHRNLSPESEVWPYEDYLYQGGERLMKDLFTDGYVDHAIFQPAYLGEFYKTGFGQTEEAFALTQANPDKLTYNHNFDPRNGEAGLDQLRADAERFGLKGVKLYTAEWHGESRGWKLDDPWAYRYFELCRELGIKNIHIHKGPTIRPLDRDAFDVADVDHVATDFTDLNFIIEHVGLPRLEDFCWIATQEPNVWGGLAVAMPFMHTRPRYFAQILGELLYWIGEDRITFSSDYAIWTPRWLVEQFVDFQIPEDLTEYAPVTTEQKKKILGLNAARLYDLQVPAELQLPTADETATGPRQPEAADLVGAK; via the coding sequence ATGTACACCAAGGACGGCGAGAAGTACTTCATCGTCGACGCCCACATCGCTTTGTGGGACGCGCGCGAGAGCAACCAGCGCAACATCCACGGCAAGCAGTTCATCGACTGCTTCTACGACTACCACCGCAACCTCTCCCCCGAGTCGGAGGTGTGGCCCTACGAGGACTACCTCTACCAGGGCGGCGAGCGGTTGATGAAGGACCTGTTCACCGACGGTTACGTCGACCACGCCATCTTCCAGCCGGCCTACCTCGGCGAGTTCTACAAGACCGGATTCGGGCAGACCGAGGAGGCGTTCGCCCTCACCCAGGCCAACCCGGACAAGCTGACCTACAACCACAACTTCGACCCGCGCAACGGCGAGGCCGGTCTGGACCAATTGCGCGCCGACGCAGAGCGATTCGGACTCAAGGGCGTCAAGCTCTACACGGCCGAGTGGCACGGGGAGAGCCGTGGCTGGAAGCTGGATGACCCGTGGGCCTACCGGTACTTCGAGCTGTGCCGCGAGCTCGGGATCAAGAACATCCACATCCACAAGGGTCCGACGATCCGCCCGTTGGATCGGGACGCCTTCGACGTCGCCGATGTGGATCACGTGGCCACCGACTTCACCGACCTGAACTTCATCATCGAGCACGTCGGCCTGCCCCGCCTGGAGGACTTCTGCTGGATCGCCACCCAGGAGCCCAACGTGTGGGGCGGTCTCGCGGTGGCGATGCCCTTCATGCACACCCGGCCGCGCTACTTCGCCCAGATCCTGGGTGAATTGCTCTACTGGATCGGTGAGGACCGGATCACCTTCTCCTCCGACTACGCGATCTGGACGCCGCGCTGGCTGGTGGAGCAGTTCGTGGACTTCCAGATCCCGGAGGACCTCACCGAGTACGCGCCGGTCACCACCGAGCAGAAGAAGAAGATCCTCGGCCTGAACGCGGCTCGCCTCTACGACCTGCAGGTGCCCGCTGAGTTGCAGTTGCCGACCGCCGATGAGACGGCGACCGGTCCGCGACAGCCGGAAGCGGCGGATCTGGTCGGCGCCAAATGA
- a CDS encoding GAF domain-containing protein has protein sequence MDVLPERAHDGRPASQRVLASWQRSQEYGVSLDQVHPAFTGGLDTESLFFQCGDQVLRDLQQTLAGEPISLMLTDSDGIVLNRHSGDDSLLRALDAVHLAPGFGYSEREAGTNGLGLALADRSPTVVRAKEHYAQSLTEYTCAAAPVLDPTSGRLQGAVNLTTWSDSSHDLLLALAQSAASNTAALMLTRSQGRTPHPAPRGEVFRVVAPHLEPGSGSTFALSTGWGQALDHASSAIAAGRVVAAVGEAGAGRVTLLAQALRRVQPRSRILSASAPAPQDLEPWLMLWTPEVGKPDTAVIVGDVDVLPLWAADRLAQLLIASAGLPIVLTAERLEDVPAPLLPLIETVVPLPALRERPEDVVPIALHVAARARGREVEITAAARRALTDHAWPGNVTELVRVIRHAAMRADVIDVRHLPPSVLSAASRRLSRIERFERDEIVRALSRPGTTMQQAAAHLGMSRATLYRKVSQYGVHVPRA, from the coding sequence ATGGACGTGTTACCCGAGCGGGCGCACGATGGCCGGCCGGCGTCCCAGCGGGTGCTGGCGTCGTGGCAGCGCAGCCAGGAGTACGGCGTGTCGCTGGACCAGGTGCACCCCGCCTTCACCGGGGGACTGGACACCGAATCGTTGTTCTTCCAATGCGGGGATCAGGTGCTGCGGGACCTGCAACAGACCCTCGCCGGTGAACCGATCAGCCTGATGCTCACCGACTCCGACGGCATCGTGCTCAACCGGCACAGCGGCGACGACTCGCTGCTGCGGGCGTTGGACGCGGTGCACCTGGCGCCCGGGTTCGGCTACTCCGAGCGGGAGGCCGGAACCAACGGTCTGGGCCTGGCTCTTGCCGACCGGTCGCCGACGGTGGTCCGGGCCAAGGAGCACTACGCGCAGAGCCTGACCGAATACACCTGTGCCGCAGCACCCGTGCTCGACCCGACGTCCGGACGACTACAGGGAGCGGTCAACCTCACGACCTGGTCGGATTCCTCGCACGACCTGCTGCTGGCACTGGCGCAGTCCGCGGCCAGCAACACCGCGGCGCTGATGCTGACCCGGTCCCAGGGCCGCACGCCACACCCGGCGCCGCGCGGTGAGGTCTTCCGGGTGGTGGCCCCACACCTGGAGCCGGGCAGCGGTTCGACCTTCGCGCTGTCCACCGGCTGGGGCCAGGCCTTGGATCACGCCAGTTCGGCGATCGCGGCCGGCCGTGTCGTGGCGGCCGTGGGGGAGGCCGGCGCAGGGCGCGTGACGTTGTTGGCGCAGGCGCTGCGGCGGGTGCAACCGCGAAGCCGGATCCTGTCGGCCTCGGCTCCCGCACCCCAGGACCTCGAGCCGTGGCTGATGCTGTGGACTCCGGAGGTGGGCAAACCCGACACGGCGGTCATCGTCGGCGACGTCGACGTGTTGCCGCTGTGGGCTGCGGACCGGCTGGCCCAGTTGCTCATCGCCAGCGCGGGTCTGCCGATCGTGCTAACTGCTGAGCGGCTCGAGGACGTCCCCGCTCCGCTGTTGCCGCTCATCGAGACGGTGGTGCCGCTGCCGGCATTACGGGAGCGGCCGGAGGACGTGGTGCCGATCGCGTTGCACGTGGCCGCGCGGGCCCGCGGTCGCGAGGTGGAGATCACCGCCGCCGCCCGCCGTGCGTTGACCGATCACGCGTGGCCGGGCAACGTCACCGAACTCGTGCGCGTGATCCGGCACGCCGCGATGCGGGCCGACGTGATCGACGTACGCCACCTGCCGCCGTCAGTGTTGTCGGCCGCCAGCCGACGGTTGTCGCGGATCGAACGGTTCGAGCGCGACGAGATCGTCCGTGCCCTGTCCCGCCCCGGGACCACGATGCAGCAGGCGGCCGCCCACCTGGGGATGAGCCGGGCAACCCTCTACCGCAAGGTGTCGCAGTACGGCGTGCACGTGCCCCGCGCGTAA
- a CDS encoding cobalamin-binding protein, with amino-acid sequence MRIVSLLPSTTEILFAIGAGDDVVGVTFECDTPPEALERIIVSNSAMPQGLSPREIDDYVAAALARGEDLYHLDADALRSLAADLVVTQDLCAVCAVDVSVVDDALAYLGCTAQVLTIDPHTMGEVVDSIRTLGAATGHDEAAAVVVTDLQERLAAVARTVAGRARPRVLVLEWTDPPFAPGHWIPQMVTLAGGQSVLGVAGERSERVDWAAVRDARPEVIVVAPCGYDVADSARLGSQILDQLPDVPVWAVDANASFARPGPRLVDGVEALASLLHDVPMPDRPWKPLRLR; translated from the coding sequence GTGCGCATCGTGTCCCTGCTTCCGTCGACGACGGAGATCCTCTTCGCGATCGGAGCCGGCGACGATGTGGTGGGCGTGACCTTCGAATGCGACACGCCACCGGAGGCGCTTGAGCGCATCATCGTCTCGAATTCGGCGATGCCGCAGGGGCTTTCACCGCGAGAGATCGACGACTACGTTGCCGCCGCGCTGGCCCGCGGCGAGGACCTCTACCACCTGGACGCTGACGCGTTGCGGTCGTTGGCTGCCGACCTGGTGGTGACGCAGGATCTGTGTGCCGTCTGCGCGGTCGACGTCTCGGTGGTCGATGACGCGTTGGCCTACCTGGGCTGCACCGCGCAGGTGCTGACGATCGACCCGCATACGATGGGCGAGGTGGTGGACTCGATCCGGACGCTCGGCGCGGCCACCGGTCACGACGAGGCAGCGGCGGTGGTGGTGACCGACCTGCAGGAGCGCCTGGCCGCGGTCGCTCGCACTGTCGCGGGTCGGGCCCGGCCGCGGGTGCTGGTGCTGGAGTGGACCGACCCGCCGTTCGCTCCGGGGCATTGGATCCCGCAGATGGTGACCCTGGCCGGCGGTCAATCGGTACTGGGTGTCGCCGGTGAGCGCTCCGAGCGGGTCGACTGGGCGGCGGTGCGTGACGCTCGACCGGAGGTCATCGTGGTGGCGCCGTGCGGGTACGACGTCGCCGACTCTGCTCGCCTGGGCAGCCAGATCCTCGACCAGCTGCCGGACGTCCCGGTCTGGGCGGTCGATGCGAACGCGTCCTTTGCTCGTCCCGGGCCGCGGCTGGTGGACGGTGTCGAGGCCCTCGCGTCGTTGTTGCACGACGTGCCGATGCCGGATCGACCGTGGAAACCCCTGCGGTTGCGATGA
- a CDS encoding GNAT family N-acetyltransferase, with amino-acid sequence METPAVAMNWRIRGYRPGDEAALAEVCVRTGAMGGDASGLFDPPGLLPDIYLNPYLAHCPDLAWVVADGRKPPVGYLVATADTLEFDQWFATQWWPSVAQRYPRAEHPTTLQELVTEAGYTHGSTRDPLAAEYPAQLHIDLLPVLQGQGFGRRLIEVLCEALVARGVPGVHLGASKDNSGAIAFYHRLGFTPLPSPEGTQWFGKRLG; translated from the coding sequence GTGGAAACCCCTGCGGTTGCGATGAACTGGCGGATCAGAGGCTACCGACCCGGGGACGAAGCGGCGCTCGCCGAGGTGTGCGTGCGCACCGGCGCCATGGGTGGCGACGCGTCCGGCCTCTTCGACCCGCCGGGTCTGCTGCCCGACATCTACCTCAATCCCTACCTGGCGCACTGCCCGGACCTTGCGTGGGTTGTCGCCGATGGCAGGAAACCTCCGGTCGGCTACCTGGTCGCGACCGCAGACACGTTGGAGTTCGACCAGTGGTTCGCGACGCAGTGGTGGCCGAGCGTCGCCCAGCGCTACCCCCGGGCCGAGCACCCCACGACGCTGCAGGAGTTGGTGACCGAAGCGGGGTACACCCATGGTTCGACCCGGGACCCGCTGGCCGCGGAGTACCCGGCGCAGTTGCACATCGACCTGCTCCCGGTGTTGCAGGGCCAGGGGTTCGGCCGTCGCCTGATCGAGGTGCTGTGCGAGGCGCTGGTGGCTCGCGGCGTCCCCGGAGTGCATCTGGGTGCATCGAAGGACAACTCCGGCGCGATCGCCTTCTACCACCGGCTCGGGTTCACCCCGCTGCCGTCGCCGGAGGGCACCCAGTGGTTCGGCAAGCGGCTCGGCTGA
- a CDS encoding FtsK/SpoIIIE domain-containing protein — protein MTTVRLTICEGARSRDVVVRAPAGTTWAEVIAANPTLPQGLFAGARPIAATDVVGSHPLVHAAVLSSTPAAAVTRHLLELHVIEGPGAGAWVPLGPTSVTVGRARSAVLQVPDPGVSRHHLTVGLDSGRVVVTAHDATNGTLVDGQPLAPATERELTLGNRIGIGNSVLELVRRDGVPTMTWPEPPPQVQIRMPAAPQPPEKRPWPLAMALLPLVVAGGAALLLHNPMFLMFAVLSPVMLLSQYVTDRRGGSRSHRRAMAAHRDDVEVAEAQVRRALEQEIAVRRSRTPALGTTVWVARSGAAARWSRDPTAELRLRLGTGVVESGVTRRWQRHTFGDDDIEPVALQQAPVEIDLRTAGRVELAGPQRQLVAQSLLTQLATWFSPDELQIVVCASPVNRPAWQWLRFLPHVLPAPDATPRIGPTCADTAADTTVVLVTDEVAANAPADAVVIALVADSTPQPGRIVTTAQGRVDGLDITLDLPAPGQAETAVRALAAATGSQRSSVGLPREVSLVDLAREYRTLDPTHPDAVLRAWSEASDRVLLGRTAEGPWEVSLPVDGPHALIAGTTGAGKSGLLQTFLVSWALSRSPQELSYVLIDYKGGAAFSGCAGLPHTVGMVTDLDASLTVRALRSLQAEIRRREQLLASAGAVDYAAYRDNGGGLARLVLVIDEFRVLADELPDFVHGLVRLAAVGRSMGIHLILATQRPAGVVSADIRANMDLRIALRLNDVTDSRDVIDADDAARLDPSRPGRAVAQRAGGDRQRVQVARVSGHTPRLDAAPEVLSVDPQTGAPISRRAREDDDDLSRIVSAIRRAHALEGSAPAHRPWLPPLAARLTAESGGAGTAPLGLVDLPDEQRQEWTGWSLKDGNLLIVGGPASGRSTVLRTLATGSRESVYWLTASKPTVGESLPHIGAVIRFDEHARVHRLLTWLEDRIAHGGADPVRLLIDDWDSLQARTDALSLTLSDRLLAILRDGPRAGVVTAVAGGRGVVSGRVSGLAARRLCLTSGGTDDVILLGVKPAQLPSLGTPGRGLLLPEELEIQCALPGAPAPDASVAVRFDPLPAQVDSLPAGAFGVGLDGPIGWRDDDRAILIAGPPGSGRSTALAASAAADPGRTFWLTDPAQTTDLTRWAGEHPGGTVYVDDADQLGGTPIEGLLADLAGRHRLVVTSSLTSATAAFTGLLPLVKRAGVGVILQPGPRDGEVLGVSLPTSYDEGPGSGVVVHRGRLTQVRVSRAACRTTGCPPATAAG, from the coding sequence ATGACGACGGTGCGGTTGACCATTTGCGAGGGCGCCCGGAGCCGGGATGTCGTGGTGCGCGCGCCCGCCGGAACCACCTGGGCCGAGGTCATCGCCGCGAATCCGACGCTGCCCCAGGGCCTCTTCGCCGGTGCGCGACCGATTGCGGCCACCGATGTCGTGGGTTCACACCCGCTCGTTCATGCCGCAGTGCTCAGCAGCACGCCGGCTGCGGCGGTGACGCGCCACCTGCTCGAACTGCACGTCATCGAAGGACCGGGTGCTGGAGCGTGGGTGCCGTTGGGTCCGACCAGTGTGACGGTGGGCCGTGCGCGCAGCGCCGTGCTGCAGGTGCCCGACCCCGGTGTCAGTCGCCATCACCTCACCGTGGGGCTGGACTCCGGGCGGGTGGTGGTGACTGCTCACGATGCCACCAACGGCACACTGGTGGACGGTCAACCGCTCGCGCCGGCCACCGAGCGAGAACTCACGCTCGGCAACCGGATCGGCATCGGCAACAGCGTGCTGGAACTCGTCCGTCGTGACGGCGTGCCGACGATGACCTGGCCGGAGCCACCCCCGCAGGTGCAGATTCGGATGCCTGCAGCCCCCCAACCGCCCGAGAAGCGACCGTGGCCGCTGGCAATGGCGCTGCTGCCGTTGGTGGTCGCCGGCGGGGCCGCGCTGTTGCTGCACAACCCGATGTTCCTGATGTTCGCGGTGCTGTCTCCGGTGATGCTGCTGTCGCAGTACGTCACCGACCGCCGGGGCGGCTCCCGGTCCCATCGCCGGGCGATGGCCGCGCACCGGGACGACGTCGAGGTGGCCGAGGCGCAGGTGCGCCGCGCGCTGGAGCAGGAGATCGCCGTACGCCGATCGCGGACGCCCGCCCTCGGCACCACCGTGTGGGTGGCCCGGTCGGGCGCTGCTGCCCGGTGGTCGCGCGATCCCACGGCGGAACTCCGGCTACGACTCGGCACCGGCGTCGTCGAGTCCGGGGTGACCCGTCGATGGCAACGCCACACGTTCGGCGACGACGACATCGAGCCGGTCGCGCTGCAGCAGGCCCCGGTGGAGATCGATCTGCGCACGGCCGGTCGTGTGGAGCTCGCTGGGCCGCAACGCCAGCTGGTCGCCCAGTCGCTCCTCACCCAGCTCGCCACGTGGTTCTCACCCGACGAACTGCAGATCGTCGTCTGCGCGTCACCGGTGAATCGCCCCGCATGGCAATGGCTTCGCTTCCTGCCCCATGTGCTGCCCGCTCCCGACGCGACGCCACGAATCGGTCCGACCTGTGCGGACACCGCCGCCGACACCACGGTGGTCCTCGTGACGGATGAGGTAGCCGCCAACGCTCCAGCCGACGCCGTGGTCATCGCGCTCGTGGCCGACAGCACACCGCAGCCCGGTCGCATCGTGACCACCGCGCAGGGCAGGGTCGACGGACTCGACATCACCCTCGACCTGCCCGCTCCCGGTCAGGCCGAGACCGCAGTCCGCGCCCTCGCCGCCGCCACCGGATCGCAGCGCAGCAGCGTCGGTCTACCCCGCGAGGTCTCGCTGGTCGACCTGGCGCGCGAGTACCGCACCCTTGATCCCACCCATCCCGACGCCGTGCTGCGTGCGTGGTCCGAAGCCTCGGACCGTGTGCTGCTGGGACGGACCGCCGAAGGGCCGTGGGAGGTGAGCCTGCCGGTCGACGGGCCGCACGCCCTGATCGCCGGCACCACCGGAGCCGGCAAATCCGGTCTGCTGCAGACCTTCCTGGTGTCGTGGGCGCTGAGTCGGTCCCCGCAGGAGTTGAGCTACGTGCTCATCGACTACAAGGGCGGTGCGGCGTTCTCGGGGTGCGCCGGCCTGCCGCACACCGTGGGTATGGTCACCGACCTCGATGCGTCGCTGACGGTGCGAGCACTGCGCTCCCTGCAGGCCGAGATCCGCCGGCGGGAACAACTCCTGGCCAGTGCCGGCGCGGTCGACTACGCCGCCTATCGCGACAACGGCGGCGGGTTGGCTCGCCTGGTGCTGGTGATCGACGAGTTCCGGGTCCTGGCCGACGAGTTGCCCGATTTCGTGCACGGCTTGGTGCGGCTGGCAGCGGTCGGCCGCTCTATGGGTATTCACCTGATCCTGGCCACCCAGCGACCGGCGGGGGTCGTCTCGGCAGACATCCGGGCCAACATGGACCTGCGAATCGCATTGCGCCTCAACGATGTCACTGACTCGCGTGACGTCATCGACGCTGATGACGCCGCCCGCCTCGACCCCAGCCGGCCCGGCCGAGCAGTCGCCCAGCGGGCCGGAGGCGACCGGCAACGAGTGCAAGTCGCACGGGTGAGTGGGCACACTCCGCGTCTCGACGCTGCTCCCGAAGTGCTGTCCGTCGACCCGCAGACCGGCGCACCGATATCGCGCCGGGCACGCGAGGACGATGACGACCTCAGCCGGATCGTGTCCGCGATCCGCCGAGCGCACGCGTTGGAGGGATCCGCGCCCGCCCATCGGCCCTGGCTGCCGCCGCTGGCGGCGCGGCTCACCGCCGAATCCGGTGGGGCAGGAACCGCGCCGCTCGGCCTGGTGGATCTACCCGACGAGCAGCGCCAGGAGTGGACGGGGTGGTCGCTGAAGGACGGCAATCTGCTGATCGTCGGCGGTCCGGCCAGTGGTCGAAGCACCGTGTTACGCACCCTCGCCACCGGGAGTCGTGAGTCCGTCTATTGGCTAACCGCCTCGAAACCGACGGTCGGAGAGTCACTCCCGCACATCGGCGCCGTGATCCGGTTCGACGAACATGCACGGGTCCATCGTCTGCTGACCTGGTTGGAGGACCGCATCGCCCACGGCGGTGCGGACCCGGTGCGACTACTGATCGATGACTGGGACAGTCTGCAGGCCCGCACGGACGCCCTGTCGCTCACGCTGAGCGACCGGCTGCTCGCGATCTTGCGCGACGGCCCTCGCGCGGGGGTGGTGACCGCGGTCGCGGGCGGTCGTGGCGTCGTCAGCGGTCGGGTGTCGGGCCTGGCCGCGCGCCGGCTGTGTCTGACCAGCGGTGGCACCGACGACGTGATCCTGCTCGGTGTGAAACCCGCACAGCTACCCTCGCTCGGCACGCCGGGTCGTGGCCTTCTGCTACCCGAGGAGTTGGAGATCCAGTGCGCTCTGCCCGGCGCGCCAGCACCGGACGCGTCCGTCGCGGTGCGGTTCGATCCCCTTCCCGCACAGGTTGATTCGCTGCCCGCAGGGGCCTTCGGCGTCGGTCTCGACGGACCGATCGGGTGGCGGGACGATGACCGGGCAATCCTGATCGCGGGACCACCCGGCAGTGGCCGCAGCACCGCCCTGGCCGCGAGCGCGGCGGCCGACCCCGGCCGCACCTTCTGGCTCACCGATCCGGCACAGACCACCGACCTCACCCGATGGGCAGGTGAGCATCCCGGTGGCACCGTCTACGTCGACGACGCCGACCAACTCGGTGGTACGCCGATCGAGGGCTTGCTCGCCGACCTCGCCGGACGACACAGACTGGTCGTGACTTCGTCGCTGACTTCCGCAACTGCCGCGTTCACCGGTCTGCTGCCGTTGGTGAAGCGTGCGGGGGTCGGTGTGATCCTGCAGCCCGGGCCGCGCGACGGTGAGGTCCTGGGCGTCAGTCTGCCCACGTCGTACGACGAGGGGCCGGGTTCGGGGGTTGTGGTGCATCGCGGCCGACTGACCCAGGTGCGCGTCAGCCGAGCCGCTTGCCGAACCACTGGGTGCCCTCCGGCGACGGCAGCGGGGTGA
- a CDS encoding CpaF family protein, which produces MNGVQMVEGEVRELIRRQRLDPARDHDAVADLVRAAVRDYEERALHGGLDPLPDSTAAHRQVLDAVAGFGPLQPFLDDPSVEEIWVNEPSRVFIARHGRTELTSTLLSAEQVRALVERMLKPSGRRIDLSSPFVDATLPDGSRLHVTIPDVSRTHWLINIRKFVARADRLEDLVALGTITTPAARFLSAAVASGLNVLVAGGTQAGKTTMLNCLASAIPANERVVSCEEVFELKLSLRDWAAMQCRQPSLEGTGEIPLRRLVKEALRMRPSRIIVGEVRQEESLDLLIALNSGLPGMATLHANSAREAVMKMCTLPLLAGPNVSSSFVVPTVANAIDIVVQVALERDGRRVVREICAVPGRAEGDVIELAPLFVRRSGELVRADGFPPHRDRFESAGIDVAAVLAEAT; this is translated from the coding sequence ATGAACGGCGTCCAGATGGTCGAGGGCGAGGTCAGAGAACTGATCCGTCGCCAGCGCCTGGACCCGGCGCGCGATCATGACGCGGTCGCCGATCTGGTCCGCGCAGCGGTGCGGGACTACGAAGAGCGGGCGCTGCACGGCGGTCTCGACCCGTTACCGGACAGCACGGCGGCGCACCGGCAGGTCTTGGACGCGGTCGCGGGCTTCGGTCCGTTGCAACCATTTCTCGATGATCCGAGCGTTGAAGAAATTTGGGTTAATGAGCCGTCGCGGGTGTTCATCGCCCGGCACGGCCGGACCGAACTGACCAGCACGTTGCTGAGCGCGGAGCAGGTGCGCGCTCTGGTGGAACGCATGCTCAAACCGAGCGGTCGCCGAATAGATCTCAGCTCTCCGTTTGTCGATGCGACGTTGCCGGACGGCTCCCGACTGCACGTCACGATCCCCGACGTGTCGCGCACCCACTGGCTGATCAACATTCGCAAGTTCGTCGCCCGCGCCGACCGTCTGGAAGATCTGGTCGCGCTGGGCACGATCACCACGCCCGCCGCGCGGTTCCTGTCGGCGGCGGTGGCTTCCGGGCTCAACGTCCTCGTCGCCGGCGGCACCCAGGCGGGCAAGACGACCATGCTGAACTGCCTCGCGTCGGCCATCCCGGCCAACGAGCGGGTTGTGTCCTGCGAAGAAGTCTTCGAACTCAAACTGAGCTTGCGCGATTGGGCGGCGATGCAGTGCCGTCAACCGAGTCTGGAGGGCACCGGCGAGATTCCGTTGCGTCGGTTGGTCAAGGAGGCGCTGCGGATGCGGCCCTCGCGGATCATCGTGGGTGAGGTGCGGCAGGAGGAGAGTCTCGACCTGTTGATCGCGTTGAACAGTGGACTACCGGGAATGGCTACGCTGCATGCCAATTCGGCGCGTGAGGCCGTCATGAAGATGTGCACACTTCCCCTGCTGGCGGGGCCGAACGTGAGTTCCAGCTTCGTGGTGCCCACGGTTGCCAACGCCATCGACATCGTCGTTCAGGTCGCGCTGGAGCGCGACGGTCGGCGCGTCGTACGGGAGATCTGCGCTGTGCCCGGCCGAGCCGAGGGTGACGTGATCGAGTTGGCACCCTTGTTCGTACGCCGATCGGGGGAGTTGGTGCGAGCCGACGGCTTCCCGCCGCACCGGGACCGGTTCGAGAGCGCCGGCATCGACGTGGCCGCGGTCCTCGCGGAGGCGACATGA
- a CDS encoding type II secretion system F family protein produces the protein MNPLWSGLLCGALVGTGLLLVWRGLPMRRHATLADRIAPYVVTTPRPSHLLAGTTDEISVNAALAPLLRRAGALVDHWLGGTTSVRRRLARAGQPDDVDGFRAQQAMWGMVAGIAAAGYATLQLMNGGTSLTDVILIPIAVAGGVVLRDQMLTRAAESRERAILGEFPAVAEMLALAITAGEGAAAALERIANLSSGHLSAELQRCLVDARAGASLPEALQGLSDRTGLPGLARFVDGIVVAVERGTPLADVMRAQAQDARDASKQQLIESGGRRVIYMMIPVVFLVLPITILFAIYPGLSILNLNM, from the coding sequence ATGAATCCGTTGTGGAGTGGGTTGTTGTGCGGAGCGCTGGTCGGCACCGGACTGCTGTTGGTGTGGCGCGGGTTGCCGATGCGCCGACACGCCACCTTGGCCGATCGCATTGCGCCGTACGTCGTGACCACACCCCGGCCCTCCCACCTCCTGGCGGGAACCACCGACGAGATATCGGTCAACGCCGCGCTGGCACCGCTGTTGCGTCGGGCGGGGGCGCTGGTGGACCACTGGTTGGGCGGAACGACGTCGGTCCGTCGCCGACTGGCCAGGGCTGGCCAACCCGACGACGTCGACGGCTTCCGCGCCCAGCAGGCGATGTGGGGCATGGTGGCGGGCATTGCCGCCGCTGGCTACGCGACGCTGCAACTGATGAACGGCGGAACCTCCCTCACCGACGTCATCCTCATTCCGATCGCCGTGGCCGGCGGCGTGGTGCTGCGCGACCAGATGCTGACGCGAGCGGCCGAGTCGCGCGAGCGCGCCATCCTGGGTGAATTCCCTGCAGTGGCAGAGATGTTGGCGTTGGCGATCACCGCGGGAGAGGGCGCCGCTGCCGCCCTCGAGCGCATCGCGAACCTGTCCAGCGGTCACCTGTCCGCGGAGCTGCAGCGGTGCTTGGTCGATGCCCGCGCCGGAGCGTCCCTGCCCGAAGCCTTGCAGGGCCTGTCCGATCGCACCGGGCTCCCCGGTCTGGCTCGGTTCGTCGACGGCATTGTCGTGGCTGTCGAGCGAGGCACCCCATTGGCTGACGTGATGCGTGCCCAAGCCCAGGACGCCCGGGACGCCAGCAAGCAGCAACTCATTGAATCCGGCGGCCGACGGGTGATCTACATGATGATCCCGGTCGTGTTCTTGGTGCTGCCCATCACCATCCTGTTCGCCATTTATCCAGGCCTCTCGATCCTGAACCTCAACATGTGA